A region of Vigna radiata var. radiata cultivar VC1973A chromosome 10, Vradiata_ver6, whole genome shotgun sequence DNA encodes the following proteins:
- the LOC106774887 gene encoding uncharacterized protein LOC106774887, translating into MASFSITGPIKCKTITSFSQLSFSTTYATCNVSISTKLTTKLLAHANFHSSFPYQSSCHGTLFSQNQRGLSLVAFHSENSDSEVEEDNHTLEKVMKLYSAFKNKTTHELSADERQRVSNFLSFFEAFQGRTQVLEFFSYLTSVFGNNIQIILKPTPNDGINVGLQWRFDWEKIHLPLWKGFSLHINHSYHGKAVIRNIEMFMEPLRHLKPFGLKTKVGVGELMQKMGSFMVSGSRNKAKRILFLVLAVLSLAAFLFFMKLAS; encoded by the exons ATGGCATCCTTCTCCATCACTGGCCccattaaatgcaaaacaattACCTCCTTTTCTCAACTGTCCTTTTCTACTACCTATGCTACTTGTAATGTCTCCATTTCTACAAAGCTAACAACAAAACTTCTTGCACATGCCaattttcattcttcatttccatACCAATCCTCATGCCATGGAACTTTGTTTTCTCAGAACCAGAGAGGCTTGTCCCTCGTTGCCTTTCATTCTGAGAACTCGGATTCAGAAGTGGAAGAAGATAACCACACCCTGGAAAAAGTAATGAAGTTGTACTCTGCCTTCaagaacaaaacaacacacGAATTATCTGCAGATGAACGCCAACGTGTCAGCAATTTCCTCTCATTCTTCGAAGCCTTCCAAGGAAGAACG CAAGTCTtggaatttttttcttatctgaCGTCTGTGTTTGGaaacaacattcaaattatACTGAAACCGACTCCGAATGACGGCATCAATGTTGGTCTCCAATGGAGATTTG ACTGGGAAAAGATACACCTTCCCCTTTGGAAGGGTTTCAGCTTACACATAAACCATTCTTACCACGGCAAGGCTGTAATAAG GAATATTGAGATGTTTATGGAACCACTACGCCACTTGAAACCATTCGGATTG AAAACGAAAGTAGGTGTTGGAGAATTGATGCAGAAAATGGGATCATTTATGGTGTCAGGATCAAGGAATAAGGCTAAACGAATTTTGTTCCTGGTGCTGGCTGTCTTGTCCCTAGCTGCTTTCTTATTCTTCATGAAACTAGCTTCATAA
- the LOC106775220 gene encoding rho GDP-dissociation inhibitor 1 isoform X1 — protein sequence MSLAIAKDMGFDDKVKDNEGAGDDDASQVHEGKAGTDHEESADEGGGTLSRYRSESSVAATTEDEDDDEERKIELGPQCTLKEQLEKDKDDESLRRWKEQLLGSVDINSVGETLEPSVKILSLAIKAAGRPDIVLAIPEGGNPKGMWFTLKEGSRYSLMFTFLVENNIVSGLKYTNTVWKTGMKVDSTKEMIGTFSPQAEPYTHEMPEETTPSGMFARGAYTARSKFVDDDNKCYLEINYTFDIRKDWQ from the exons ATGTCTCTGGCCATTGCGAAAGACATGGGTTTTGATGACAAAGTGAAAGACAATGAGGGTGCAGGTGATGATGATGCCTCTCAGGTGCACGAGGGAAAAGCCGGTACTGATCATGAAGAAAGTGCGGATGAAGGGGGAGGGACCCTCAGCAGATACAGGAGCGAGAGTTCCGTTGCTGCTACCAccgaagatgaagatgatgatgaggagaGAAAGATTGAATTGGGTCCTCAGTGCACTCTGAAGGAACAACTCGAGAAGGATAAG GATGACGAGAGCTTGAGGAGGTGGAAGGAACAGCTTCTTGGAAGTGTGGACATAAATTCTGTTGGAG aaactctggagccaagtgTGAAGATCCTTAGCCTTGCAATTAAGGCTGCTGGTAGACCTGACATTGTTCTTGCAATACCAGAAGGAGGAAATCCCAAGGGTATGTGgtttactttgaaagagggtaGTCGTTACAGCCTGATGTTCACTTTCTTGGTGGAGAATAACATCGTTTCAGGTCTCAAATACACCAACACTGTGTGGAAAACTGGTATGAAAG TTGACAGCACTAAAGAAATGATTGGAACGTTCAGCCCTCAAGCAGAGCCTTACACACATGAGATGCCTGAAGAGACAACACCATCTGGAATGTTTGCTAGAGGAGCATATACAGCAAGAAGTAAG TTtgttgatgatgacaacaaGTGCTACTTAGAGATTAACTACACTTTTGATATCAGAAAGGATTGGCAGTAA
- the LOC106775220 gene encoding rho GDP-dissociation inhibitor 1 isoform X2, producing the protein MSLAIAKDMGFDDKVKDNEGAGDDDASQVHEGKAGTDHEESADEGGGTLSRYRSESSVAATTEDEDDDEERKIELGPQCTLKEQLEKDKDDESLRRWKEQLLGSVDINSVGETLEPSVKILSLAIKAAGRPDIVLAIPEGGNPKGLKYTNTVWKTGMKVDSTKEMIGTFSPQAEPYTHEMPEETTPSGMFARGAYTARSKFVDDDNKCYLEINYTFDIRKDWQ; encoded by the exons ATGTCTCTGGCCATTGCGAAAGACATGGGTTTTGATGACAAAGTGAAAGACAATGAGGGTGCAGGTGATGATGATGCCTCTCAGGTGCACGAGGGAAAAGCCGGTACTGATCATGAAGAAAGTGCGGATGAAGGGGGAGGGACCCTCAGCAGATACAGGAGCGAGAGTTCCGTTGCTGCTACCAccgaagatgaagatgatgatgaggagaGAAAGATTGAATTGGGTCCTCAGTGCACTCTGAAGGAACAACTCGAGAAGGATAAG GATGACGAGAGCTTGAGGAGGTGGAAGGAACAGCTTCTTGGAAGTGTGGACATAAATTCTGTTGGAG aaactctggagccaagtgTGAAGATCCTTAGCCTTGCAATTAAGGCTGCTGGTAGACCTGACATTGTTCTTGCAATACCAGAAGGAGGAAATCCCAAGG GTCTCAAATACACCAACACTGTGTGGAAAACTGGTATGAAAG TTGACAGCACTAAAGAAATGATTGGAACGTTCAGCCCTCAAGCAGAGCCTTACACACATGAGATGCCTGAAGAGACAACACCATCTGGAATGTTTGCTAGAGGAGCATATACAGCAAGAAGTAAG TTtgttgatgatgacaacaaGTGCTACTTAGAGATTAACTACACTTTTGATATCAGAAAGGATTGGCAGTAA